In Roseimicrobium gellanilyticum, one genomic interval encodes:
- a CDS encoding Hsp20/alpha crystallin family protein, whose product MKHNRTTGNTSLAPHARRSNWSSNPWIIPAMLPADLDWSGSGNHTATGPENLGADIHEDADHYYVCMEVPGIKRQDLAIELKDRMLTVSGQRFWKRGEGEAGQPFSRTVALPTSIVWEKITARLEDGMLTITLPKAEHIKPRIIPLT is encoded by the coding sequence ATGAAACACAATCGCACAACGGGCAACACTTCGCTCGCCCCCCATGCTCGTCGCAGCAACTGGAGCAGCAATCCCTGGATCATTCCGGCGATGCTGCCAGCTGACCTGGATTGGAGCGGAAGCGGCAATCATACCGCAACGGGTCCAGAAAACCTGGGAGCCGACATCCACGAGGATGCCGATCACTACTACGTCTGTATGGAGGTGCCCGGCATCAAAAGGCAGGATCTCGCCATTGAACTCAAAGACCGCATGTTGACGGTCTCTGGCCAGCGCTTCTGGAAACGAGGCGAAGGAGAAGCCGGGCAACCGTTCAGCCGGACCGTCGCCCTCCCTACAAGCATTGTGTGGGAGAAGATCACAGCGCGTCTCGAAGACGGCATGCTCACCATCACGCTCCCGAAAGCCGAGCATATCAAGCCCCGCATCATCCCACTGACCTAA
- a CDS encoding Hsp20/alpha crystallin family protein translates to MNSKTSSIYRRHVAARTLALVLAFALTTVSAFGAESSKEGPGGIAEHLKKWQEKISDTFRDAVKGLDKAGTQNKPAGSVSADFREQNDSYMLRLDLPHRTLDKVEVNLTGETLRVTAPEEGGTQRYEQTITLKDVSANAIPVVERKQGQNMLVVTIPKTPVKAELSAASSKGLLTPPLYLARDTEIMQRMEQMRRDMDRAFEDSFNAFKFIPTYKDIFDEYRFGSTYNVEDKGDSYEVRIFLPDRGMENVIATVEGQTLQIEARSESSPAGQQSNDGGVHRAAYTQRITLPGPVDRAKMKVEKKERMMVVMLPKATTH, encoded by the coding sequence ATGAACTCAAAAACTTCATCCATATACCGCCGCCACGTCGCGGCCAGAACTCTAGCCTTGGTTCTTGCCTTCGCCCTCACAACGGTATCAGCATTCGGTGCAGAAAGCTCAAAAGAAGGACCCGGCGGCATTGCCGAACATCTTAAAAAATGGCAGGAAAAAATATCGGACACCTTCCGGGACGCCGTCAAAGGTCTGGACAAAGCGGGCACCCAGAACAAACCGGCAGGTTCCGTCTCTGCGGATTTCCGGGAACAAAACGACAGCTACATGCTCCGCCTGGACCTTCCGCACCGAACCCTCGACAAGGTCGAGGTCAACCTGACAGGAGAAACGCTCCGCGTCACAGCCCCAGAAGAGGGAGGAACGCAGCGCTACGAGCAAACAATCACCCTCAAAGATGTATCGGCCAATGCGATTCCCGTGGTAGAACGGAAACAAGGGCAGAACATGCTTGTGGTGACTATCCCCAAAACCCCAGTCAAGGCGGAATTGTCTGCCGCATCATCCAAGGGCTTACTAACACCTCCCTTGTACTTAGCGCGTGATACGGAGATCATGCAGCGGATGGAGCAGATGCGCCGAGACATGGACCGCGCTTTCGAGGATTCCTTCAATGCCTTCAAATTTATCCCCACTTACAAGGACATCTTCGACGAGTACCGCTTCGGATCCACCTACAATGTGGAAGACAAGGGCGACAGTTACGAGGTTCGCATCTTCCTTCCCGACCGAGGCATGGAAAACGTGATTGCCACGGTTGAAGGCCAGACACTACAAATCGAGGCGAGGAGCGAGAGCAGCCCTGCCGGCCAACAGTCCAATGATGGAGGAGTTCACAGAGCTGCGTACACCCAGCGCATTACGCTGCCCGGGCCGGTAGACCGCGCGAAGATGAAGGTGGAGAAGAAAGAGCGAATGATGGTGGTGATGCTGCCCAAGGCAACCACCCATTAA
- a CDS encoding Hsp20/alpha crystallin family protein translates to MRWNPIREIESLQNRVFNALAPSTSNGTSESEGQPWAPLVDIVEDASEYIITTELPQVPKEDVKITLENGRLTVSGERKPSEEKKGRKIHRLERPYGAFFRTFALPNDAEPTKVNAVFREGVLQITVPKHEKALPRQIEVKVD, encoded by the coding sequence ATGCGATGGAATCCAATTCGCGAGATTGAAAGTCTTCAGAATCGAGTCTTCAACGCACTGGCACCCAGTACCTCCAACGGAACCTCCGAAAGCGAAGGCCAGCCCTGGGCGCCCCTGGTCGACATCGTGGAGGACGCATCGGAATACATCATCACCACGGAACTACCGCAGGTGCCCAAAGAGGATGTGAAGATAACCTTGGAAAACGGGCGGCTGACGGTCAGCGGAGAACGCAAACCGAGCGAGGAAAAGAAGGGCCGCAAAATCCACAGGCTCGAAAGGCCTTACGGAGCGTTCTTCCGGACATTCGCCCTCCCCAATGATGCCGAGCCCACCAAGGTGAACGCTGTCTTTAGAGAGGGTGTGCTGCAAATCACCGTGCCAAAGCATGAGAAGGCCCTTCCTCGCCAGATCGAAGTGAAGGTCGACTGA